A region of Bacteroidota bacterium DNA encodes the following proteins:
- a CDS encoding acyl-CoA dehydrogenase family protein, whose translation MENNSILKGGEFLIRESHNIFVPEEFTEEQKMIGETCSDFLDKEVFPVLDRIDSMEPGIMRGLVAKSGELGLLGISVPEEYMGFGQSFVSSMLASEVLGGGLSYAVAYSAHTGIGTLPILYYGNEEQKQKYIPKLATGEWAAAYCLTEPNAGSDANSGKSRAVLSEDGKNYILNGQKMWITNGGFADVLTVFAKIDNDKILSAFIVERDFPGVSFNPEEKKMGIKGSSTVQIFFNDCVVPVENLLGKRGEGFRIALNILHIGRIKLGANVLGAAKKAITHSVHYANERKQFNTLISNFGAIKYKLGEQVIRIFATESAVYRLAKYIDERIDVLVAEGMNSEKAHLEAMGEYALEAAILKVFGSESLDYIVDEAVQIHGGMGFSAEMPVDRCYRDSRINRIFEGTNEINRLVVADTMLKQAKKADSTMFAIAAEIYAGIEEIKCCNHIEDYYERKNQYVLNFKKAVILTLGRAYEGLGKKFSEEQEVTMAISDMAIKLYAAESLLLRVKKLETLKRPEEMLVYKDMLNVFIYEAGMSILKSGMDAITSFATGEEYSKLKKGLGRLTSTEGMNIKEARRTVANKLIEENTYCF comes from the coding sequence ATGGAAAATAATAGTATTCTTAAAGGAGGCGAATTTCTGATCAGGGAATCACATAACATTTTTGTACCTGAAGAATTCACCGAAGAACAAAAAATGATTGGGGAAACGTGTTCTGATTTTCTTGACAAGGAAGTTTTTCCGGTACTTGACCGCATTGATTCTATGGAACCCGGTATAATGCGTGGTCTTGTTGCAAAATCAGGAGAGCTTGGATTGCTTGGTATCAGTGTTCCGGAGGAATATATGGGCTTCGGTCAGAGTTTTGTAAGCTCAATGCTTGCGAGCGAAGTGCTGGGTGGTGGACTTTCCTATGCGGTTGCATATTCTGCTCATACGGGCATCGGCACACTTCCTATATTATATTACGGTAACGAAGAACAAAAGCAAAAATATATTCCCAAACTGGCAACCGGCGAATGGGCTGCCGCTTATTGTCTCACCGAACCCAATGCCGGCTCTGATGCCAATTCGGGTAAATCGCGTGCGGTGCTTTCGGAAGATGGAAAAAATTACATTCTGAATGGTCAGAAAATGTGGATTACCAACGGAGGCTTTGCTGATGTTCTTACGGTTTTTGCAAAAATTGATAATGATAAAATTCTGAGTGCATTTATTGTCGAGCGCGATTTTCCGGGTGTTTCCTTCAATCCTGAAGAAAAGAAAATGGGTATCAAGGGGTCATCAACCGTTCAGATATTTTTTAACGACTGCGTGGTTCCTGTTGAAAACCTGCTTGGCAAAAGGGGCGAAGGCTTCCGTATAGCCTTGAACATACTTCATATCGGTCGGATAAAACTGGGCGCAAATGTTCTGGGTGCCGCTAAAAAAGCCATTACCCATTCGGTGCATTATGCCAATGAACGCAAACAGTTCAATACTTTAATTTCAAATTTTGGTGCTATAAAATACAAACTGGGCGAACAGGTAATCCGTATTTTTGCTACGGAATCGGCTGTTTACAGACTTGCGAAATATATTGATGAACGTATTGATGTGCTTGTTGCCGAAGGAATGAACAGCGAAAAAGCCCATCTGGAAGCTATGGGCGAATATGCGCTTGAAGCCGCTATTCTTAAGGTCTTTGGGTCAGAATCTCTGGATTATATTGTGGATGAAGCCGTACAGATTCATGGCGGAATGGGCTTCTCGGCCGAAATGCCTGTTGACCGCTGCTACCGCGATTCCAGGATTAACAGGATTTTTGAAGGAACGAACGAAATCAATCGTCTGGTGGTGGCCGATACCATGCTGAAACAAGCCAAAAAGGCCGATTCCACAATGTTTGCCATTGCCGCTGAAATATACGCAGGCATCGAAGAAATAAAATGCTGCAACCATATTGAAGATTATTACGAACGTAAAAACCAATATGTCCTGAACTTCAAAAAAGCCGTTATCCTTACACTGGGCAGGGCATACGAAGGCCTTGGTAAAAAATTCTCGGAAGAACAGGAAGTAACCATGGCAATCAGCGATATGGCAATTAAATTGTATGCTGCTGAATCGCTGCTGCTGCGGGTAAAGAAACTCGAAACACTGAAACGTCCCGAAGAAATGTTGGTGTATAAAGACATGCTCAACGTTTTTATTTATGAAGCCGGCATGAGTATTCTTAAATCGGGTATGGATGCTATCACTTCATTTGCCACAGGCGAAGAATACAGCAAGCTGAAAAAAGGACTGGGGCGCCTTACATCAACTGAAGGCATGAATATAAAAGAAGCCAGACGCACGGTTGCCAATAAGCTTATTGAAGAGAATACCTATTGTTTCTAA